A window of Thermus filiformis genomic DNA:
CCCCGTGGGTCTGGTAGATGAGCCCCGCGTAGCCCCGCTCCTTCAGGGTGCGCTGGGGCAGGACGGCCGGGGTGCCGCTCGCCCCCACCAAAACGGCGTCGGGCCTGCGGGCCAGGATCCGGAGCACCTGGCCGGTCACCGAGGTATCGGTGCGGTTGTAGCGCTCGCTGACCACGAGCTGGAGCCCTTTGGCCTTGAGCTCCGCCTCAAAGAAGCGGGCCCAGCCCTCCCCGTAGGCGTCGTTGAAGCCGATGTAGCCCACCGTCCTCACCCCTCGGGCCGCCATGTCCGCCACAATGGCCCGGGCCATGAGCTCCTCCGTCTGGGGGGTCTTGAAGACCCAGAACCGCTTGGCGTCCACGGGGTAGATGATGTCCTTGCTGGCGGCCAGGGAGATCATGGGCACCTTGGCCTCGGCCACCACGTCAATCATGCCCAAGGAGGCGGGGGTGGTGGTGGTGCCGATCACGGCCACCACGCCCTCCTCCACGAGCCGCCGCGTGTTCCGCACCGCCTGGGTGGTGTCGGAGGCGTCGTCCAGGATGGTGAACTGGACCTTCCGCCCCGCCACACCCCCCGTGCGGTTCAGGATCTCCTCCAGGATGAGGAAGGTGTTGCGCTCGGGAATCCCCAAGGAGGCCGCGGGGCCAGTGGCCGAGACCACCACCCCCACCTTCAGGGCCCCTTGCGCCAGAGCCGCCGCCGTGAGAACCAGAAGGACCGCCAAACCTCGTTTCATCCTGACCTCCTTTCGCCTTCACCCGGTACACCGGGCGAGTGCCAAACGAACAGCCGTTAGGCGTTTCACCGCAAGTTTATTCAGGGACCTTTGTCCCGTCAAGGCCCGGGGTGGGACCGGGCCTTTGGGCTCAGATCACGTGCTCGGGCAAGCCCTGGAGGGGGGAGGGGCGGGTGGGCAAGGGGGCGTCCTCCAGGGAGAGGAGGGGGCTCCCCTCCAGGAACCAGCTCTTGGGCGTCCGGTGCCCCCAGAGGGTCTGCCGCCGGGGGTCGTTCAGGCTCCAGCGGAGGGGCGGGTGGTCGGGGTCCACGGTGAGGTAGTCGGAGGTGTAGAGCTCTATGCGGTGGCCGTCGGGGTCTTTGAGGTAGAGGAACATGGCGTTGGAGATCCCGTGCCGCCCGGGGCCCCGCTCAATCCGGTCCGTCTGAACCGCGCCCGCCAGGATG
This region includes:
- a CDS encoding ABC transporter substrate-binding protein; this translates as MKRGLAVLLVLTAAALAQGALKVGVVVSATGPAASLGIPERNTFLILEEILNRTGGVAGRKVQFTILDDASDTTQAVRNTRRLVEEGVVAVIGTTTTPASLGMIDVVAEAKVPMISLAASKDIIYPVDAKRFWVFKTPQTEELMARAIVADMAARGVRTVGYIGFNDAYGEGWARFFEAELKAKGLQLVVSERYNRTDTSVTGQVLRILARRPDAVLVGASGTPAVLPQRTLKERGYAGLIYQTHGVANPDFLRVGGKDVEGTLLPAGPILVAEQLPAAFPTKRVALDYIQRYEAKYGIGSYSTFGAHAWDAWLILRPALERALKKADPDKDLAAFRAALRDEIEATRGVVATHGVFTYSKEDHLGLRFEDAAVMVQVEGGRWKLIRTFR